One window of Cryobacterium arcticum genomic DNA carries:
- the secD gene encoding protein translocase subunit SecD yields the protein MAKSSPTKKAWRSLTWLGVIIVGLIALNGAGVLSGGGSWTPKLALDLEGGTQIILAPKLESGQTVSSEQLNQAVSIIRQRIDSAGVSESEINTQGGQNIVVSIPGTPDDATLNRIESSAKLEFRPVLIASAPSADSVGTDGSTATPGATDGATDAATDAATPAPETTPSVAPTDASDLNNITPALQAQFDTFQCGDIDTTNVAPADQPLITCETDGSVKYILGPVEVSGENISDATNGQVTTQSGATTGEWAVNIVFDGTGTQAFADVTTRLSGLQGAQNQFAIVLDGKVISAPRTLAVITDGKPQITGSFDQDTSKALADQLKFGALPISFTVQSQDTISATLGSTQLQSGLIAGLIGLILVVLYSLAQYRLLGLVTIASLAVAAVITYFLITLLSWREGYRLSLAGVAGLIVAIGITADSFIVYFERVRDELRDGRGLVSAVESGWRRAIRTIIASDTVNFLAAAVLFILAVGNVRGFALTLGLTTLVDLLVVAMFTHPTLQLLARTKFFGEGHRFSGLDPRALGAVYRGRAQFAPAAVPGASRKGASASKEAVKRQTIAERKAAELIGSGSSKPTDGKDS from the coding sequence GTGGCTAAGTCGTCTCCGACCAAGAAGGCCTGGCGCTCGCTGACCTGGCTTGGCGTGATCATCGTCGGTCTCATCGCTCTCAACGGGGCCGGAGTGCTCAGTGGTGGAGGGTCCTGGACCCCCAAACTGGCACTCGACCTCGAGGGCGGCACGCAGATCATCCTGGCCCCCAAGCTCGAGTCGGGCCAGACGGTCTCGTCCGAACAGCTCAACCAGGCTGTCTCGATCATCCGCCAGCGCATCGACTCCGCCGGTGTCTCCGAGTCGGAGATCAACACCCAGGGCGGGCAGAACATCGTCGTGTCGATCCCCGGCACACCCGACGACGCCACCCTGAACCGCATCGAATCCTCGGCCAAGCTCGAGTTCCGCCCGGTCCTCATCGCTTCTGCGCCGTCGGCCGACAGCGTCGGCACCGATGGCTCGACAGCCACCCCCGGCGCCACGGATGGCGCGACCGATGCTGCGACGGATGCGGCCACCCCCGCACCGGAGACGACACCGTCCGTTGCTCCGACCGACGCCAGCGACCTCAACAACATCACGCCTGCCCTGCAGGCGCAGTTCGACACCTTCCAGTGCGGCGACATCGACACCACCAACGTCGCGCCGGCGGATCAGCCCCTGATCACCTGTGAGACTGACGGTTCGGTCAAGTACATCCTCGGCCCGGTCGAGGTCAGTGGCGAGAACATCTCCGACGCCACCAACGGCCAGGTCACCACGCAGAGCGGCGCGACGACCGGCGAGTGGGCCGTGAACATCGTCTTCGACGGCACGGGGACCCAGGCCTTCGCCGACGTCACGACCCGCCTGAGCGGCCTGCAAGGCGCGCAGAACCAGTTCGCCATCGTCCTCGACGGCAAGGTCATCTCCGCTCCTCGCACCCTTGCGGTCATCACCGACGGCAAGCCGCAGATCACCGGGTCCTTCGATCAGGACACCTCGAAGGCCCTCGCCGACCAGCTCAAGTTCGGCGCCCTGCCGATCAGCTTCACGGTGCAGAGCCAGGACACCATCTCGGCGACCCTCGGATCCACCCAGCTCCAGAGCGGTCTGATCGCCGGCCTGATCGGCTTGATCCTGGTCGTGCTGTACTCCCTGGCGCAATACCGCCTGCTCGGCCTGGTCACCATCGCGTCCCTGGCCGTCGCCGCCGTGATCACCTACTTCCTCATCACGCTGCTGTCCTGGCGCGAGGGCTACCGGCTTTCGCTCGCCGGCGTCGCGGGCCTCATCGTCGCGATCGGTATCACCGCGGACTCCTTCATCGTCTACTTCGAGCGCGTGCGCGACGAGTTGCGCGACGGGAGGGGACTCGTGTCAGCGGTCGAGTCCGGCTGGCGCCGCGCCATCCGCACCATCATCGCGTCCGACACGGTCAACTTCCTCGCCGCAGCCGTGCTCTTCATCCTCGCCGTCGGCAACGTCCGCGGCTTCGCCCTCACCCTGGGGCTGACGACCCTCGTCGACCTGCTCGTCGTGGCCATGTTCACCCATCCCACGTTGCAGCTCCTGGCCCGCACCAAGTTCTTCGGCGAGGGCCACCGCTTCAGCGGGCTGGACCCCCGGGCGCTGGGCGCCGTGTATCGTGGCCGGGCGCAATTCGCTCCCGCCGCCGTGCCGGGAGCGTCGCGCAAGGGTGCTTCCGCCAGCAAGGAAGCCGTCAAACGTCAGACCATCGCCGAACGCAAGGCGGCTGAGCTCATCGGATCCGGCTCGAGTAAGCCGACCGACGGGAAGGATTCCTAA
- the yajC gene encoding preprotein translocase subunit YajC: protein MLAVLALLVFFMFRNGRKRQKDTLALQSKMVAGADVMTNFGLYGTIVSIDEEENKVALEIAPGTIVQIHRQTIARVVEPTVVGDDVVLDDTVDETAGTPAIVGEPEYGQRTETEPTDDAASDSTSVTDTNTEPKKGDA from the coding sequence ATGCTCGCCGTTTTGGCGTTGCTCGTGTTCTTCATGTTTCGCAACGGCCGTAAGCGCCAGAAGGACACCTTGGCGCTGCAGTCGAAGATGGTGGCCGGCGCGGACGTCATGACCAACTTCGGTCTCTACGGCACCATCGTGTCCATCGACGAAGAAGAGAACAAGGTCGCTCTCGAGATCGCACCCGGCACCATCGTGCAGATCCACCGTCAGACCATCGCTCGTGTCGTCGAGCCCACCGTCGTGGGCGATGACGTCGTCCTCGACGACACCGTCGACGAGACCGCCGGCACGCCGGCCATCGTGGGCGAGCCGGAATACGGCCAGCGCACCGAGACGGAGCCGACCGATGACGCCGCTTCCGACAGCACGTCCGTAACCGACACAAACACCGAACCCAAAAAGGGCGACGCGTAA
- the ruvB gene encoding Holliday junction branch migration DNA helicase RuvB, producing MTTDPGVELANPALAGDAELAFEGALRPKSLTEFVGQQKVRGQLQLLLTAASMQQRTPDHILLAGPPGLGKTTLAMIIAYEGNRPLRMSSGPAIQHAGDLAAVLSSLVPGEVLFIDEIHRMARSAEEMLYLAMEDFRIDIMVGKGAGATSVPLDLAPFTLVGATTRSGMLPNPLRDRFGFTAHLEFYADAELEQVLTRAAKLLGLVIDREAIAEIAGRCRGTPRIANRLLRRVRDYALVHGGDADLAAVHAALELYDVDEIGLDRLDREVMNIVLTRFGGGPVGLNTLAVSVGEEPDTIESVVEPFLVRIGFLTRTPRGRVATPAAWRHFGLSDPQAALTLDVL from the coding sequence ATGACGACGGATCCCGGAGTCGAACTGGCCAACCCGGCCCTCGCCGGCGATGCCGAACTCGCCTTCGAAGGCGCCCTGCGCCCGAAGAGCCTCACCGAATTCGTGGGCCAGCAGAAGGTACGCGGCCAGTTGCAGCTTCTGCTCACCGCAGCCTCCATGCAGCAGCGCACCCCCGACCACATTCTCCTGGCCGGTCCTCCAGGCCTCGGCAAGACCACCCTCGCCATGATCATCGCCTACGAGGGCAACCGCCCCTTGCGCATGTCGAGCGGCCCGGCCATCCAGCATGCCGGTGACCTCGCAGCGGTGCTCTCGTCGCTGGTTCCCGGTGAGGTGCTCTTCATCGACGAGATCCACCGCATGGCACGGTCCGCCGAGGAGATGCTCTACCTGGCGATGGAGGACTTCCGCATCGACATCATGGTCGGCAAGGGCGCCGGAGCCACCTCGGTGCCGCTCGACCTGGCCCCGTTCACTCTCGTGGGCGCCACCACCCGCTCGGGCATGCTGCCCAATCCGCTGCGCGACCGGTTCGGGTTCACCGCGCACCTGGAGTTCTACGCCGACGCCGAACTCGAACAGGTGCTCACCCGGGCAGCGAAACTGCTGGGCCTCGTCATCGACAGGGAAGCCATCGCCGAGATCGCCGGCCGCTGCCGCGGAACGCCCCGGATCGCGAACCGGCTGCTGCGGCGGGTGCGCGACTACGCCCTGGTACACGGCGGCGACGCCGACCTGGCCGCCGTTCACGCCGCGTTGGAGCTGTACGACGTCGATGAGATCGGCCTCGACAGGCTCGACCGGGAGGTCATGAACATCGTCCTGACCCGTTTTGGGGGTGGCCCGGTCGGCCTCAACACCCTCGCCGTCTCGGTGGGGGAGGAGCCGGACACCATCGAATCGGTCGTCGAGCCCTTCCTGGTGCGGATAGGCTTCCTCACGCGTACCCCGCGAGGGCGGGTTGCCACTCCCGCAGCGTGGCGGCACTTCGGACTGAGCGATCCTCAGGCTGCGCTCACCTTGGATGTTCTATAA
- the ruvA gene encoding Holliday junction branch migration protein RuvA — protein sequence MISSVRGPVLSALGSTVVIEVGGVGLAVQVTPPTALAARVGTETRLSTTLIVREDSLTLYGFPSADELAVFELLVGVTGVGPKSALGVLAVLSPNQIAQAVSAEDDSVFRKVSGIGPKTAKLIVLSLAGKLVVTAASPAPGRPSATAAVGTSVQTALIGLGWSEKVAAQAVEEILAGSSAEFDAEEAGVAAVLRLALARLGPAQHAGAADGSHR from the coding sequence GTGATCTCTTCAGTGCGTGGCCCCGTCTTGTCCGCCTTGGGTTCCACGGTGGTCATCGAGGTCGGGGGAGTAGGGCTGGCCGTGCAGGTCACCCCGCCGACGGCACTGGCCGCCCGGGTCGGCACCGAGACCCGGCTGTCGACGACTCTGATCGTGCGGGAGGACTCCCTCACGCTGTACGGGTTCCCCTCCGCCGACGAGCTGGCCGTCTTCGAACTCCTGGTCGGCGTCACCGGCGTCGGACCCAAATCGGCCCTCGGCGTACTCGCTGTCCTCAGCCCCAACCAGATCGCGCAGGCCGTGTCCGCCGAAGACGACTCGGTCTTCCGCAAGGTGAGCGGGATCGGCCCCAAGACCGCCAAGCTCATCGTGCTGTCCCTGGCCGGCAAGCTCGTCGTCACCGCCGCATCCCCCGCGCCCGGCCGCCCGAGTGCCACGGCCGCTGTGGGCACGAGCGTGCAGACCGCCCTGATCGGCCTCGGCTGGTCCGAGAAAGTCGCCGCCCAGGCCGTCGAGGAGATCCTGGCCGGCAGCAGCGCCGAGTTCGACGCCGAAGAAGCCGGCGTCGCCGCCGTCCTGCGGCTGGCCCTTGCCCGCCTCGGTCCGGCCCAACACGCGGGAGCCGCAGACGGGAGCCACCGCTGA
- the ruvC gene encoding crossover junction endodeoxyribonuclease RuvC produces MTVRVLGIDPGLTRCGVGIVDVAANRSATLVDVQVLRSSPDLSLERRLLLIGEGLEELLDRHQPQFVAIERVFAQQNVSTVMGTAQISGVALMLAARRGLTVTLHTPSEVKAAITGYGSADKKQVGTMVARVLGLAEIPKPADAADALALAICHAWRTGAGGGVLPTSGTVAAGNRSTPARTPGALTPAQKAWRDAERGNAPGAAAATSAAHRRLNR; encoded by the coding sequence ATGACGGTCAGGGTGCTGGGCATCGACCCCGGCCTGACCCGCTGCGGCGTCGGCATCGTCGACGTCGCAGCGAACCGCTCGGCGACCCTGGTTGACGTGCAGGTACTGCGCAGTTCCCCCGACCTGAGCCTCGAGCGACGACTGCTGCTCATCGGCGAAGGACTCGAGGAACTGCTCGACCGGCACCAACCCCAATTCGTGGCCATCGAGCGCGTGTTCGCCCAACAGAACGTGAGCACGGTGATGGGCACAGCCCAGATCAGCGGCGTGGCGCTCATGCTCGCCGCCCGTCGTGGACTCACCGTGACCCTGCACACCCCCAGCGAGGTGAAAGCGGCCATCACCGGATACGGCTCCGCGGACAAGAAGCAGGTGGGCACCATGGTGGCCCGGGTACTCGGCCTGGCCGAGATCCCGAAACCGGCGGATGCCGCCGACGCGCTGGCCCTGGCGATCTGCCACGCCTGGCGCACCGGCGCCGGCGGCGGAGTGCTGCCCACCAGCGGCACCGTGGCGGCCGGCAATAGATCCACCCCGGCCCGCACCCCCGGCGCGCTCACGCCGGCGCAGAAGGCCTGGCGGGACGCCGAGCGCGGCAACGCGCCGGGTGCGGCGGCGGCAACGTCGGCGGCGCACCGTAGGCTGAATAGGTGA
- a CDS encoding YebC/PmpR family DNA-binding transcriptional regulator, with product MSGHSKWATTKHQKAVTDSRRAKAFAKLIKNIEVAARMGGADLSGNPTLVDAIQKAKKTSVPNDNIDRAVKRGAGLSGEVVDYTTIMYEGYAANGVAIMIECLTDNKNRAAAEVRTTVSRNGGNMADPGSVAYNFHRKGIVVVPKGNDVTEDDVLAAVLDAGAEEVVDDGEKFEVFSEAHDLVATRTALQTAGIDYDSADIAFVPQLKIEVDAETARKVFRLIDALEELDDVQNIYSNYDITPEVQAELESESE from the coding sequence ATGTCCGGGCACTCCAAATGGGCGACAACCAAGCACCAGAAGGCCGTCACCGACTCGCGTCGGGCCAAGGCGTTCGCCAAGCTGATCAAGAACATCGAGGTCGCGGCCCGCATGGGCGGCGCCGACCTGTCGGGTAACCCCACTCTCGTCGACGCCATCCAGAAGGCCAAGAAGACCTCGGTCCCCAACGACAACATCGACCGCGCCGTCAAGCGCGGCGCCGGCCTCTCCGGCGAGGTCGTCGATTACACGACCATCATGTACGAGGGCTACGCCGCCAACGGCGTCGCGATCATGATCGAGTGCCTCACCGACAACAAGAACCGCGCGGCCGCCGAGGTGCGCACCACAGTCAGCCGCAACGGCGGCAACATGGCCGACCCGGGCAGCGTCGCCTACAACTTCCACCGCAAGGGCATCGTCGTCGTCCCCAAGGGCAACGATGTCACGGAAGACGATGTGCTCGCCGCCGTGCTCGATGCGGGAGCCGAGGAAGTCGTCGACGACGGCGAGAAGTTCGAGGTCTTCAGCGAAGCCCACGACCTCGTCGCCACCCGCACCGCGCTGCAGACCGCGGGCATCGACTACGACTCCGCCGACATCGCCTTCGTTCCGCAGCTGAAGATCGAGGTAGACGCCGAGACCGCCCGCAAGGTGTTCCGGCTCATCGACGCCCTCGAAGAGCTTGACGACGTGCAGAACATCTACAGCAACTACGACATCACGCCCGAGGTGCAGGCCGAACTCGAATCCGAGAGCGAATAA
- a CDS encoding DUF1697 domain-containing protein, producing MTRYIALLRGINVGGINIRMADLAETVRGLGHTAVTTVLASGNVVLETSETDAAAVKTGLERALSERFGYEAWVVLVDWPRLTGTVAEYPFEDRVGWHSYVLFGSEPARLDDLLTAAPELDPNDERVQRGTDVVYWQVRRAVGIKSPFSLLSGKARFKSTTTTRNLRTLRKILAVPDGAAPEPAVSKAGPNPAG from the coding sequence ATGACCCGTTACATCGCACTGCTGCGCGGCATCAACGTCGGCGGCATCAACATCCGCATGGCGGACCTCGCCGAGACCGTGCGCGGCCTCGGCCACACAGCGGTGACGACGGTCCTCGCCAGCGGAAACGTGGTCCTGGAGACCTCCGAGACGGATGCCGCCGCCGTCAAGACCGGCCTGGAACGCGCGCTCTCCGAGCGGTTCGGCTACGAGGCTTGGGTTGTGCTCGTGGACTGGCCGCGACTGACCGGCACCGTCGCGGAGTACCCATTCGAGGATCGCGTCGGCTGGCATTCCTACGTTCTGTTCGGCTCCGAGCCGGCCAGGCTCGACGACCTGCTTACGGCCGCACCGGAGCTGGATCCGAACGACGAGAGGGTGCAACGGGGCACGGACGTCGTCTACTGGCAGGTGCGACGGGCGGTAGGTATCAAAAGTCCCTTCAGTCTTCTGTCCGGAAAGGCGCGTTTCAAGTCCACCACCACCACGCGGAACCTGCGGACGCTTCGGAAGATCCTCGCTGTTCCCGACGGCGCTGCACCTGAACCCGCCGTGTCCAAAGCCGGTCCCAACCCCGCGGGCTAG
- the pdxT gene encoding pyridoxal 5'-phosphate synthase glutaminase subunit PdxT, producing the protein MAVGVLALQGDFREHAAMLSSLGSEVLLVRRPEELAVVDGLVIPGGESSVMDKLTRLFGLAEPLRAAVGAGLPVYGTCAGLIMLADTVLDGISGQQSLGGLDISVRRNAFGSQTASFETDLDVPVLGGPPVHAVFIRAPVVESVGPNATALATVADGRCVAVEQGNLIGTSFHPEITGEHRFHEYFLQKVRSAGFRS; encoded by the coding sequence ATGGCCGTTGGAGTACTCGCCCTGCAGGGCGACTTTCGCGAGCATGCCGCGATGCTGAGTTCGCTCGGCAGCGAGGTGCTGCTCGTCCGCCGCCCGGAGGAGCTGGCCGTCGTCGACGGCCTGGTGATCCCGGGCGGCGAGTCCAGCGTGATGGACAAGCTGACCCGCCTGTTCGGCCTGGCCGAACCGCTGCGGGCGGCCGTGGGCGCCGGGCTGCCCGTGTACGGCACCTGCGCCGGACTGATCATGCTGGCCGACACCGTCCTCGACGGCATCTCCGGGCAGCAGAGCCTGGGCGGGCTCGACATCAGCGTGCGCCGCAACGCCTTCGGCTCGCAGACCGCCTCGTTCGAGACCGACCTGGATGTGCCCGTGCTCGGAGGCCCGCCCGTGCACGCCGTGTTCATCCGTGCGCCCGTCGTGGAGAGCGTCGGACCGAACGCCACGGCCCTGGCCACGGTCGCCGACGGCCGCTGTGTCGCGGTGGAACAGGGCAACCTGATCGGCACGTCCTTCCACCCCGAGATCACCGGGGAGCACCGATTCCACGAGTACTTCCTGCAGAAGGTCCGAAGCGCCGGCTTCCGGTCGTGA
- the pdxS gene encoding pyridoxal 5'-phosphate synthase lyase subunit PdxS, with translation MTDTTTPEQFGSSRVKRGLAEMLKGGVIMDVVNAEQARIAEDAGAVAVMALERVPADIRSQGGVARMSDPDLIDSIIAEVSIPVMAKARIGHFVEAQVLQALEVDYIDESEVLSPADYVNHIDKWNFTVPFVCGATNLGEALRRITEGAAMIRSKGEAGTGDVSEATKHIRTIKGEIARLSSLTKDELYVAAKELQAPYELVAEIAATGKLPVVLFTAGGVATPADAAMMMQLGADGVFVGSGIFKSGNPQERANAIVKAVAFYDDAKIIADVSRGLGEAMVGINVADLPAPHRLSERGW, from the coding sequence ATGACTGACACCACAACTCCTGAGCAGTTCGGCTCGAGCCGCGTCAAGCGCGGACTCGCTGAGATGCTGAAGGGCGGCGTCATCATGGACGTCGTCAACGCCGAGCAGGCCCGCATCGCCGAAGACGCCGGCGCCGTCGCCGTCATGGCGCTCGAGCGCGTTCCCGCCGACATCCGCTCGCAGGGTGGTGTCGCCCGCATGAGCGACCCCGACCTGATCGACAGCATCATCGCCGAGGTCTCCATCCCGGTGATGGCCAAGGCCCGCATCGGCCACTTCGTCGAAGCACAGGTGCTGCAGGCACTCGAGGTCGACTACATCGACGAGTCCGAAGTGCTCAGCCCGGCCGACTACGTCAACCACATCGACAAGTGGAACTTCACGGTTCCGTTCGTCTGCGGTGCGACGAACCTGGGTGAGGCGCTTCGCCGCATCACCGAGGGTGCCGCGATGATCCGCTCCAAGGGCGAGGCCGGCACCGGCGACGTGTCGGAGGCCACCAAGCACATCCGCACCATCAAGGGTGAGATCGCCCGGCTCTCCTCACTCACCAAGGACGAGCTGTACGTGGCCGCCAAGGAGCTGCAGGCGCCGTACGAACTGGTCGCCGAGATCGCCGCGACCGGCAAGTTGCCCGTCGTGCTCTTCACCGCGGGCGGCGTGGCCACCCCGGCCGACGCGGCCATGATGATGCAGCTCGGCGCCGACGGCGTCTTCGTCGGTTCGGGCATCTTCAAGTCCGGCAACCCGCAGGAGCGCGCCAACGCGATCGTCAAGGCCGTCGCGTTCTACGACGACGCCAAGATCATCGCGGACGTCTCCCGCGGCCTCGGCGAAGCGATGGTCGGCATCAACGTGGCCGACCTCCCCGCACCGCACCGCCTCTCCGAGCGCGGCTGGTAA
- a CDS encoding HIT family protein: MTDTSGTGPRDTPWDRLSGSPQDAAEGVQVENSGDFAAVPDAFQRLWTPHRMVYIQGGQQPHPDDCPFCIAPSMDDEKALIVARGTHAYVLLNLFPYNSGHLLVCPYRHVATYDEATPEEVAEIGSLTQTAMRVLKATSGCDGFNLGMNQGRIAGAGIAEHLHQHIVPRWALDSNFFPIIAGTKAIPQLLGDVRRSVAEGWPAGES; this comes from the coding sequence ATGACGGACACCTCCGGCACAGGACCGAGAGACACCCCCTGGGATCGGCTGTCCGGCAGCCCGCAGGACGCCGCCGAGGGGGTCCAGGTGGAGAACTCGGGCGACTTCGCCGCGGTCCCGGATGCGTTCCAGCGGCTGTGGACGCCGCACCGGATGGTGTACATCCAGGGTGGCCAGCAGCCGCATCCCGATGACTGCCCGTTCTGCATCGCACCGTCGATGGACGACGAGAAGGCGCTCATCGTGGCGCGCGGCACGCACGCCTACGTGCTGCTGAACCTGTTCCCGTACAACAGCGGCCACCTGCTGGTATGCCCGTACCGGCATGTTGCGACGTATGACGAGGCCACGCCGGAAGAGGTCGCCGAAATCGGTAGCCTGACCCAGACGGCCATGCGGGTGCTCAAGGCCACCAGTGGCTGCGACGGGTTCAACCTCGGGATGAACCAGGGACGCATCGCCGGTGCCGGGATCGCGGAGCATCTGCACCAGCACATCGTGCCGCGGTGGGCGCTGGACTCGAACTTCTTCCCGATCATCGCCGGCACCAAGGCGATACCGCAGCTCCTGGGCGACGTGCGCCGCTCGGTCGCGGAGGGCTGGCCCGCCGGGGAGTCCTGA